Proteins from a single region of Catenulispora acidiphila DSM 44928:
- a CDS encoding NAD(P)(+) transhydrogenase (Re/Si-specific) subunit beta codes for MSSAWRDTAYLISGVCFILTLKGLSAPRTARMGTVIGSCGAALAVLVSLTTPHLKHLGLIIGAIVVGTAIGLPTARKVRMTAMPQLVALFNGVGGGAAALVAAVEFLRPGKGIEHAASADLAATAFTILVGGVSFSGSMITYAKLQELMTTRPVVLPAGRWVTIGVAAASVLFGILLVPWPSTALMVLLALLALAFGVLFVLPVGGADVPIVISLLNAFTGLTVAASGYVLSNTLLVIAGTLVGASGTLLTRMMAAAMGRPLTGTLFGAFTATAGGAAVSGDGAARPVRTSSPEDVAILLGYARKVVIVPGYGLAVAQAQHTVREVADLLASRGVQVSYGIHPVAGRMPGHMNVLLAEANVPYESLLELDAANSELASADVAVVIGANDVVNPAARQPTGSPISGMPILDVDLAQQVVFCKRSMRPGFAGVENELLYAQNTSLLFGDAKESMAKVLAALKTQ; via the coding sequence ACCCTCAAGGGTCTGTCGGCGCCGCGCACGGCCCGCATGGGCACGGTGATCGGGTCCTGCGGCGCCGCGCTGGCGGTGCTCGTCTCCCTCACCACGCCGCATCTGAAGCACCTGGGGCTGATCATCGGCGCCATCGTGGTCGGCACCGCGATCGGCCTGCCGACCGCGCGGAAGGTGCGGATGACCGCGATGCCGCAGCTGGTGGCGCTGTTCAACGGCGTCGGCGGCGGAGCGGCGGCACTGGTGGCCGCGGTGGAGTTCCTGCGGCCCGGCAAGGGGATCGAGCACGCGGCGAGCGCGGATCTGGCGGCGACCGCGTTCACCATCCTGGTCGGCGGGGTCTCCTTCTCCGGATCGATGATCACGTACGCCAAGCTGCAGGAGCTGATGACGACCCGGCCGGTCGTGCTGCCGGCGGGGCGCTGGGTGACCATAGGGGTCGCGGCGGCGAGCGTGCTGTTCGGGATCCTCCTGGTGCCGTGGCCGAGCACCGCGCTGATGGTGCTGCTGGCCCTGCTGGCGCTGGCCTTCGGCGTGCTGTTCGTGCTGCCGGTGGGCGGCGCGGACGTGCCGATCGTCATCTCGCTGCTGAACGCCTTCACCGGTCTGACGGTCGCGGCGAGCGGCTACGTGCTCAGCAACACCCTGCTGGTGATCGCGGGCACGCTGGTCGGCGCGTCCGGAACGCTGCTGACGCGGATGATGGCCGCGGCGATGGGACGTCCGCTGACCGGCACGCTGTTCGGGGCGTTCACCGCCACGGCCGGCGGGGCGGCGGTGAGCGGCGACGGGGCGGCGCGGCCGGTGCGGACGTCCTCGCCGGAGGACGTCGCGATCCTGCTCGGGTACGCGCGCAAGGTGGTCATCGTCCCGGGCTACGGGCTCGCGGTGGCGCAGGCGCAGCACACGGTGCGCGAGGTCGCGGACCTGCTGGCGTCGCGCGGGGTGCAGGTGTCGTACGGCATCCACCCGGTCGCCGGCCGGATGCCGGGGCATATGAACGTGCTGCTGGCCGAGGCGAACGTGCCGTATGAGTCGCTGCTGGAGCTGGACGCGGCGAACTCGGAGCTGGCCTCGGCGGACGTGGCCGTGGTGATCGGCGCCAACGACGTGGTGAACCCGGCGGCACGGCAGCCGACCGGCTCCCCGATCTCCGGCATGCCGATTCTGGACGTCGACCTCGCTCAGCAGGTCGTGTTCTGCAAGCGCTCGATGCGGCCGGGGTTCGCCGGGGTCGAGAACGAGCTGCTGTACGCGCAGAACACGTCGCTGTTGTTCGGCGACGCGAAGGAGAGCATGGCGAAGGTGCTGGCGGCGCTCAAGACACAGTGA
- the upp gene encoding uracil phosphoribosyltransferase: protein MSIHVVDHPLVAHKLTVLRDARTDTPTFRSLADELVTLLAYEATRNAQVEPTTVRTPVAEAAGVTFSGPRHLVVPVLRAGLGMLDGMVRLLPTAEVGFLGMVRNEDTLQASTYATRLPEHLVGRQCYLLDPMLATGGTLIAAIRLLAERGAASVTAVCLLAAPEGVAAVQKALADLDLPVAIVTAAIDERLNENGYIVPGLGDAGDRLYGTVSA from the coding sequence GTGTCCATTCATGTCGTCGACCACCCGCTTGTCGCCCACAAGCTCACCGTGCTGCGGGACGCGCGCACCGACACTCCCACTTTCCGCTCGCTCGCCGACGAGCTGGTGACGCTCCTGGCCTACGAGGCCACCCGCAACGCGCAGGTCGAACCGACCACGGTGCGCACCCCGGTCGCCGAGGCCGCCGGGGTCACCTTCAGCGGTCCGCGGCACCTGGTCGTGCCAGTGTTGCGCGCCGGCCTGGGCATGCTCGACGGCATGGTCCGGCTGCTGCCGACCGCCGAGGTCGGCTTCCTGGGCATGGTCCGCAACGAGGACACGCTGCAGGCCTCGACCTACGCCACCCGCCTGCCGGAGCACCTCGTCGGCCGCCAGTGCTACCTGTTGGACCCGATGCTGGCCACCGGCGGCACGCTCATCGCCGCGATCCGCCTGCTCGCCGAGCGCGGCGCCGCCTCGGTGACCGCCGTGTGCCTGCTCGCCGCGCCCGAGGGTGTCGCCGCCGTGCAGAAGGCGCTGGCGGACCTGGACCTGCCCGTGGCGATCGTCACGGCGGCCATCGACGAGCGACTCAACGAGAACGGCTACATCGTCCCCGGCCTCGGCGACGCCGGAGACCGCCTCTACGGGACCGTCTCGGCGTAG
- a CDS encoding nucleoside deaminase → MRLALAEATAAESTGDVPIGAVILDPTGTVIAQGRNTREAEGDPTGHAEIVAIRSAAHTLHTKAAQTDPKAPPTWRLTDCTLVVTLEPCPMCAGAIVLSRLTRVVFGAWDPKAGAAGSLYDILRDPRLNHTPEVIPGVLEPQCHAALNRFFEHHRQK, encoded by the coding sequence ATGCGCCTCGCCCTGGCCGAAGCCACCGCCGCCGAATCCACGGGCGACGTCCCCATCGGCGCCGTCATCCTCGACCCCACCGGCACCGTGATCGCCCAAGGCCGCAACACCCGCGAAGCCGAAGGCGACCCCACCGGCCACGCCGAAATAGTCGCCATCCGCTCAGCAGCCCACACCCTCCACACAAAAGCAGCCCAAACCGACCCCAAAGCACCCCCCACCTGGCGCCTCACCGACTGCACTCTCGTAGTAACCCTCGAACCCTGCCCCATGTGCGCCGGCGCCATCGTCCTCTCCCGCCTCACCCGCGTAGTCTTCGGCGCCTGGGACCCCAAAGCCGGCGCAGCAGGCTCCCTCTACGACATCCTCCGAGACCCCCGCCTCAACCACACCCCCGAAGTCATCCCCGGAGTCCTCGAACCGCAGTGCCACGCAGCCCTCAACCGCTTCTTCGAACACCACCGCCAAAAGTGA
- a CDS encoding tyrosine-type recombinase/integrase, with the protein MADCSPFSHGPERGLLSIKEAAAALGVSQSTMYKLIKEEKVQVDRSEGQTRVPSWAIDEYMANPDRSKRAKRRSPSSRRNRPDGTRAPNGESSIYFSDSDKLWHAWVTVGVKDDGSPDRRHRKCKDEKALRRRVNELVQARDAGHVAKAGSSLVTVEQWLTHWVENIAALKVRPSTLASYRVAVFHHLVPNIGRHRLEKIEPEHFEALYRKMLEAASKPATVHQVHRTARTAFGVAYTRRLIPKNPVAFATPPTVEEIEIDPYTVEEVERILVTALKRRNGFRWVLALVFGFRQGEALGFQWSDFRIDDEDTGNETIYVRRNRLRPKYSHGCSDPCARKWPGLCPQRVELLPKTGSVKSKAAERPFPVPRPIVFLARVHREAQRQERLAAGPQWVDGGWVIATETGEAVNPRTDWDDWKKLLKAAGVRDARLHDARHTAATLALLAGVLDRTAQVLFGWANAKNGERYRHVTRAVQRDAADRLEALVWSPRLALESGAAPRSATPED; encoded by the coding sequence ATGGCGGACTGCTCACCCTTTTCGCATGGCCCAGAGCGGGGGCTGCTGTCCATCAAGGAAGCTGCCGCCGCGCTCGGTGTTTCGCAGAGCACGATGTACAAGCTGATCAAGGAGGAGAAGGTTCAGGTCGATCGGAGCGAAGGCCAGACCCGGGTGCCGTCCTGGGCGATCGACGAGTACATGGCCAACCCCGATCGCTCCAAGAGAGCGAAGCGACGAAGCCCTTCTTCACGTCGGAACCGGCCCGACGGTACCCGCGCTCCGAACGGCGAGTCCTCGATCTACTTCAGCGACAGCGACAAGCTGTGGCATGCGTGGGTGACGGTCGGCGTGAAGGACGATGGCAGTCCTGATCGGCGGCATCGGAAGTGCAAGGACGAGAAGGCACTCCGTCGCCGGGTCAACGAACTGGTGCAAGCGCGGGATGCTGGACACGTCGCCAAAGCGGGGTCATCGCTGGTCACTGTGGAGCAGTGGCTTACGCACTGGGTCGAGAACATCGCGGCACTGAAGGTCCGGCCCAGCACGCTCGCCAGCTACCGAGTGGCCGTGTTCCACCACCTCGTCCCGAACATCGGCAGGCATCGCCTGGAGAAGATCGAGCCGGAGCACTTCGAAGCGTTGTATCGGAAGATGCTTGAGGCGGCCTCCAAGCCAGCGACCGTCCATCAGGTGCACCGCACGGCACGTACAGCTTTCGGCGTGGCGTACACGCGGAGGCTGATCCCCAAGAACCCGGTAGCGTTCGCGACACCGCCGACGGTGGAAGAGATCGAGATCGACCCCTACACCGTTGAGGAGGTCGAGCGGATCCTCGTGACGGCGCTCAAGAGGCGAAACGGCTTCCGGTGGGTGTTGGCCCTGGTCTTCGGATTTCGTCAAGGCGAGGCTCTGGGCTTTCAGTGGTCCGACTTCAGGATCGACGACGAGGACACCGGTAACGAGACGATCTACGTCCGAAGGAACCGCTTGCGACCGAAGTACTCCCACGGCTGTTCCGACCCGTGTGCGAGGAAGTGGCCAGGTCTTTGCCCGCAACGGGTCGAGCTGTTGCCGAAGACCGGCTCGGTGAAGTCGAAGGCTGCCGAGCGCCCGTTTCCGGTTCCCCGACCGATTGTCTTCCTGGCGCGTGTGCATCGCGAGGCGCAGAGGCAAGAACGTCTGGCTGCGGGGCCGCAGTGGGTCGACGGAGGCTGGGTCATCGCGACCGAGACTGGCGAGGCTGTGAATCCGAGGACGGATTGGGACGACTGGAAGAAGCTTCTGAAGGCGGCGGGCGTTCGAGACGCGCGGCTGCACGACGCGCGGCATACGGCTGCGACACTGGCTCTCCTGGCCGGCGTACTCGATCGCACTGCACAGGTCCTCTTCGGCTGGGCCAATGCGAAGAACGGCGAGCGGTACCGGCATGTCACCCGCGCTGTACAGCGGGACGCAGCTGATCGATTGGAAGCGCTCGTCTGGAGCCCGCGGCTGGCTTTGGAGAGCGGTGCTGCGCCTCGGAGCGCAACTCCTGAGGATTAG
- a CDS encoding helix-turn-helix domain-containing protein: MTNEQGSSVAYTQEIPVGRRALSVAEVAAMYGLHPATVYREIEAGKLTAFGFGGTGRAIRVPIAALADYEAASIKFKAA; encoded by the coding sequence TTGACGAACGAGCAGGGTAGCTCTGTCGCCTACACGCAGGAGATTCCGGTCGGCCGGCGTGCTTTGTCGGTCGCGGAGGTCGCCGCCATGTACGGGCTCCACCCGGCGACGGTCTACAGGGAGATCGAGGCCGGGAAGCTGACGGCGTTCGGCTTTGGCGGGACAGGTCGTGCCATCCGAGTACCGATCGCAGCTTTGGCCGACTACGAGGCCGCATCTATCAAGTTCAAGGCCGCTTGA
- a CDS encoding sigma-70 RNA polymerase sigma factor region 4 domain-containing protein, which produces MGRVIVSCSSPLDLAAEAFHALCESLAVPGLDVSGLAADLPSGMIRLDELQHRLLAGASQTARDAVWAEVVRRARRDETWQLAAIGMALPAIRNVAGSLARGFDGDVEELDSEILAGFLAHLAVVEIDAPGIVTKLRWAAYRAGHALVVAHRRTAEREEEISEQAHSLSRPSGHPDMVLMRAVSAEAISESDAELISATRLEGIDMEGYAALLGVSYNAVKIRRQRAEARLVAFVNGTQRPRAHEARVRTIRPAQRPALSRSAELSAAA; this is translated from the coding sequence ATGGGCCGCGTCATCGTCTCCTGCTCTTCCCCACTCGACCTCGCCGCAGAGGCGTTCCACGCATTATGCGAAAGCCTCGCCGTGCCGGGCCTCGACGTCTCCGGCCTCGCCGCCGATCTGCCGTCGGGAATGATCCGTCTCGATGAGCTTCAGCACCGTCTCCTCGCGGGGGCATCGCAGACTGCGCGCGACGCGGTTTGGGCCGAGGTCGTGCGAAGGGCGCGACGTGACGAGACATGGCAGCTGGCCGCGATCGGCATGGCCCTGCCCGCGATCCGGAACGTCGCCGGCTCCCTGGCACGCGGCTTCGACGGCGATGTCGAAGAACTGGACTCCGAGATCCTCGCCGGGTTCCTGGCTCACTTGGCTGTCGTGGAGATCGATGCGCCGGGCATCGTGACGAAGCTCCGCTGGGCTGCCTACCGTGCGGGCCACGCGCTCGTGGTTGCGCATCGTCGAACCGCTGAGCGCGAGGAGGAGATCTCCGAACAGGCTCACAGCCTGTCGCGTCCTTCAGGACACCCCGACATGGTCCTCATGCGTGCGGTGTCCGCGGAAGCCATTTCGGAGTCTGATGCCGAGTTGATCTCCGCAACGCGGCTCGAGGGCATCGACATGGAGGGCTACGCCGCGCTCCTCGGCGTCTCCTACAACGCAGTGAAGATTCGCCGCCAGCGTGCCGAGGCGCGGCTCGTCGCGTTCGTGAACGGTACCCAGCGCCCGCGTGCCCATGAGGCGCGGGTCCGTACCATCCGGCCTGCTCAACGACCTGCGCTGAGCCGATCGGCTGAACTCTCGGCGGCTGCCTGA